From a single Hymenobacter sp. YIM 151500-1 genomic region:
- a CDS encoding FAD-dependent monooxygenase, which yields MADFLIIGGGIGGLATARALLSQGHTVQVHEAAPELREVGAGVVLGANAMRALHALGLHDAVRPHGTPVTRLDLRDQQGRLLQSADTTPFTRRLGFDNLGIHRAALQRALLSSLPAGTVRLGSALEQFTESAREVTATFADGSTARADALIGADGIRSRVRRQLLPEAQPRYAGYTCWRAVVEAQHLHLPAGESCETWGQRGRRFGYVPVGQGLVYWFACLNSPEPRHPRFRDFRLTDVQAAFADFHAPVPALLALTRPEQLLWNDILDLPPLSHLAYGRVLLLGDAGHATTPNLGQGAGMAVEDAATLARCLAEAADLATAFSRFEQRRLPRTTRVVRTSWQVGNIGQLENPLLVQLRNAAMRLLPAAVSRQQMAWLYEVNE from the coding sequence GGTGCACGAAGCCGCGCCGGAGCTGCGCGAGGTAGGCGCGGGCGTGGTGCTGGGTGCCAATGCCATGCGGGCCTTGCACGCGCTGGGCCTCCACGACGCCGTGCGCCCCCACGGCACGCCCGTTACCCGCCTCGACCTGCGCGACCAGCAAGGCCGCCTGCTGCAGTCGGCCGATACCACCCCATTTACCCGGCGCCTGGGCTTCGACAACCTGGGTATTCACCGGGCCGCTTTGCAACGGGCGCTGTTGAGCAGCTTGCCGGCGGGCACTGTGCGGCTGGGCTCCGCGCTGGAACAGTTCACGGAGTCGGCGCGGGAGGTTACGGCTACCTTCGCCGATGGCAGCACGGCCAGGGCCGATGCCCTGATTGGAGCCGATGGCATTCGCTCGCGGGTACGCCGCCAGCTGCTGCCGGAGGCCCAGCCGCGCTACGCTGGCTACACCTGCTGGCGCGCCGTGGTGGAGGCGCAGCACTTGCACTTGCCGGCCGGTGAATCGTGCGAGACGTGGGGCCAGCGGGGCCGGCGCTTCGGCTACGTGCCCGTGGGCCAGGGGCTGGTGTACTGGTTTGCCTGCCTCAACAGCCCGGAGCCCCGCCACCCGCGCTTCCGCGACTTCCGCCTCACCGACGTGCAGGCCGCTTTCGCCGACTTCCACGCCCCCGTGCCTGCGCTGCTGGCCCTGACCCGGCCCGAGCAGCTACTCTGGAACGACATTCTCGACCTGCCGCCCCTCTCCCACCTCGCCTACGGCCGCGTGCTGCTGCTCGGCGACGCCGGCCACGCCACTACCCCCAACCTGGGCCAGGGCGCCGGCATGGCCGTGGAGGACGCCGCCACGCTGGCCCGCTGCCTGGCCGAAGCTGCCGACCTGGCAACTGCCTTTAGCCGCTTCGAGCAGCGCCGCCTGCCCCGCACTACGCGCGTGGTGCGCACGTCCTGGCAAGTGGGCAACATAGGACAGCTGGAAAACCCCTTGCTAGTGCAGCTACGCAATGCCGCCATGCGCCTGCTGCCCGCCGCCGTCAGCCGCCAGCAAATGGCGTGGCTGTATGAGGTGAATGAGTAA